In Piliocolobus tephrosceles isolate RC106 chromosome 10, ASM277652v3, whole genome shotgun sequence, a single window of DNA contains:
- the SPATS2 gene encoding spermatogenesis-associated serine-rich protein 2: MDREVALLAEMDKVKAEAMEILLSRQKKAELLKKMTHVAVQMSEQQLVELRADIKHFVSERKYDEDLGRVARFTCDVETLKKSIDSFGQVSHPKNSYSTRSRRSSVTSVSLSSPSDASAASSSTCASPPSLTSANKKNFAPGETPAAIANSSGQPYQPLREVLPGNRRGQGYRPQGQKSNDPMNQGRHDSMGRYRNSSWYSSGSRYQSAPSQAPGNTSERGQTHSAGTKGTGVSMEPGPPMPSFKKGLPQRKPRTSQTEAVNS; encoded by the exons ATGGATCGAGAAGTGGCGTTGCTTGCTGAAATGGACAAAGTGAAAGCTGAAGCAA TGGAAATTTTGCTCAGCCGACAAAAGAAGGCTGAACTTCTAAAGAAGATGACTCATGTGGCTGTTCAAATGTCAGAGCAGCAATTGGTTGAGCTCAGAGCCGATATCAAG CACTTTGTTAGTGAACGTAAATATGATGAGGATCTGGGACGAGTAGCCCGGTTCACCTGTGACGTAGAGACCCTAAAGAAGAGCATTGATTCATTTGGACAAG TGTCTCATCCAAAGAACAGCTATTCAACCAGATCCCGACGTAGCTCAGTTACATCTGTGTCCTTGAGTAGCCCAAGTGAtgcctctgctgcttcctcttCCACCTGTGCCTCTCCTCCCAGCCTTACAAGTGCTAACAAGAAAAACTTTGCACCGGGAGAGACTCCTGCAGCCATAGCAAACTCCAGTGGCCAGCCCTACCAGCCACTTCGGGAG GTATTGCCAGGGAACAGACGAGGACAAGGCTACAGGCCACAAGGCCAAAAGTCCAATGACCCCATGAACCAAGGGCGGCATGACAGTATGGGTCGTTACAGAAACAGCTCGTGGTATTCATCTGGTTCCAGGTATCAGAGTGCTCCATCTCAGGCACCAGGAAACACCAGTGAAAGAGGCCAAACTCACTCTGCAGGGACCAAAGGAACTGGAGTCAGCATGGAGCCAGGCCCTCCCATGCCTTCATTCAAAAAGGGGCTCCCCCAGCGCAAACCCAGGACCTCTCAGACTGAAGCCGTGAACTCTTGA